CTTGCATAAGCTGTTGCCACAATATCTGTTTGAATATGACGCATCGAATTGAAATGTTCCCCTTGCTGCAATGTCCCCATGCCTGATGTTCGCTGGACTAAAAACGAGCCATGCATAAAAGTTTGTGTTACACCTGCTAAACGACTCGTCGGTTTTTTCGCTCCACGTGCCATACACGCGACTTTACCTGCTTCACGTGTCATAAGTGTCACGATTTTATTGGATTCACCATAAGCACGCGCCTTTAAAACGATGCCTTCCCATTTATGTAGCATCTGTTGCACATCCTTCTATTTCTTTCATATCTCTATTATACCGTACTATTGCTAGAAAAGTTTAATAAACGGTTACATGTTGTCCCATGATTTTCTTTACCCACTGCAGATTTTTTATAGAGCGCTGTTCCACATCTTTTAATGGATAGACCCGATAAATACCGTCTGCATCTTTTAATACAGAAGTGGCATAAAGCTCAGGTTCATCTATTGTAATCAGGTCGCCTTCCTTTGTAATTTCAAGGCTCGCGATTCCGCCAATCATTGTGTTCGGTATTGTTATAATTGTTGAAAAGAAATTACCGAGCGAATAAAAAATATGCGTCTCCTGCCCCTGTTCATTGATCAGCTTGTCATATGGCTGCAATACATGCGGATGGGTCCCGAAAATAATATCGACTCCGGCTTTATTTAATATATCGGCATAATATTTTTGATTGTCATTCGCTTCGTAAACGTATTCAGATCCCCAATGCATCGATACAGCTACTACATCGACCGATTGTTTTAATTCCTCGACATCCGCTTTTATTTTTGCTTCATCAATATAATTTATGAGAAATGGCGATTCCTGTGGCAAATAAAGGCCATTTGTACCGTATGTGTAGGCGAGCAGTCCAATTTTTATCGATCCGATTTCCATGATGCGTTGTGTAGATCTGTCGTCTTCATTTTTATAAGCCCCTACATAAGGCATATGGTAGTCTTCAAGATTGTTAAAGACGGTACGCATACCATTTTCCCCTTGATCGATAATATGGTTATTGGCGATTGTGACTAAATCGACTCCTGTATGTTGGAGATCCCGAATAATATGGGCTGGACTTGAAAATAGCGGATACCCGCTTAATGGATACTCATTGCCTACAGGTGGAGATTCCTGATTGGCGATCAGAAAATCATAGCTTTGCATCTTCGGCAGCACCGCTGCAAAAGATGAAGTATAATCATCATATTTCGCAAGTCTTAAATGCAGCAAAATATCCCCGGTCATTGCAAGACGAATCGATTCTTTAGCGACCTGTTGCTTTGGTTCACTAATGGATTCGTTTTTATCATTTATATCATTCTCTATCTTAATTTGTGATGAATTTGGCTCTTCAATATTCATTTGCCCTTCTGCGACCAAAATTGTTTGATCTTGGTCGACGGTCGCAATGACAATAAATAATAAAGCGAGCGATATCGCCCAAAGTGCCAGTAAAAATTTATTTAAATTATTCATTGTATTCACCTTCTGACTTCTGTTAAATATTCCCTTACTAAATGGTAGCAGAACCTTGGCCATAATCAAGAATAAAATCATTTTCGTCCTGAGAGGCGGGATTTATTCGCCAGGTTTGGGGGAAATGTAGAACATTTTGAGGGGAAAGTAGAAAGTTTTGGGGCGAATGTAGAACATTTTTAATGAAATGCGGAACAAAGCTGTTGTAATGTAGAACCTATTTATTTTATTCGCCAATTCAGCTGAGTATCTAGAACGTTTCGTCGGAAAAGTAGAATACTTCCAGATGCATGTAGAACTTTTCATCGATAATGTGGAACAAAGCTGAGGAAATGTAGAACCCATTCATTTTATTCGCCAATTCATCAGAGTATGTAGAACGTTTCGAGGGCAAAGTAGAAAGTTTTGGCCCGAATGTAGACCTTTTCACCGTCAATGTGGAACAAAACGCCTGAAAAGTAGAACTCCATATAAAAACACACCGATTTTTCATCGGTGTGTCTGCTGCTATCTATTAATACTCGTCTTCTCTAAAACCGAAATCACGTAAATGTGTTTGCTTGTTACGCCAATCTTTTTGAACTTTTACCCAAAGCTCTAAGTATACTTTTGAGCCTAATAGCATTTCAATATCCTGGCGGGCACGTGAGCCGACTTCTTTTAAAAGGGCGCCGCGTTTACCGATAACAATTCCTTTTTGTGAATCGCGTTCTACCATGATAGTCGCCTGTACATGAATCATGTTCTCTTTTTCTTCATGTGGCTTAATTCGCTCAATAACAACCGCAATTGAATGAGGAATCTCTTCACGTGTTAAGTGCAATACCTTTTCACGGATTAATTCAGAAATAATGAAGCGTTCCGGGTGGTCCGTTACTTGATCTGCCGGATAATATTGAGGCCCTTCAGGTAAATACTTTTCGATTGTTGTTAATAAGTTTTCTACATTGTTGCCTTGTAATGCTGAAATTGGAATAATTTCTGCAAAGTCGAACTTATCTTTATACGAATCAATAATTTTTACCAGTTCATCCGGATGTACTAAATCGATTTTATTGATGATTAAAAATACCGGTGTTTGATTACCTTGTAACAACTCGATGATAAATTCATCACCTTTACCGATTGCTTGTTCAGCGTTAACCATAAACATAATTACATCCACTTCGCGCAATGCGTTGCGGGAAGTTTTCAGCATAAATTCGCCTAATTTATGTTTTGGCTTATGAATCCCCGGTGTATCGATGAAAATTGTTTGAGAGTTTTGTTGTGTTAAAACACCTTGTACTTTATTACGTGTCGTTTGTGGTTTATCAGACATAATTGCAATTTTCTGGCCGATCACTCGGTTTAAAAATGTTGATTTGCCCACATTAGGACGACCTACAATCGAGACAAAGCCCGATTTGTATCCTTTATTTTCCTGCATTTTTCATATCCTCCGTATTAAATGCACCCGGGATCAGCTCACCTACTGTTGTTTGTTGAACGTCACCATTCATATTTGTTAAGTAGACGGGCATATCCGGAGCACAAAATTCACTCATTACTTGTCGACAAGCTCCGCATGGGGAACATGGACCCGGTGTGTCTGCTACGACCGCCAGCGCTTTAAATTTCATATTGCCTTCTGACACTGCTTTGAAAAACGCCGTACGTTCAGCACAGTTTGTCATGCTGTAACCTGCATTCTCGATATTGCAGCCATTGTACACTGTACCATCCTCAGCTAATAAAGCCGCACCTACTTTAAATTTCGAGTAAGGTACATAAGCAAATTCACGTGCAATTTTAGATTGATCCATTAATTGTTCCATGTTCATCTTTGGTTCCCCCAAAACTTTATTTTTAAAACCATTTTGGTAAAAATATGAGTAGTCCGATTATAACACTTGCGAGCGCAAAAACAAGTACGGCACCTGCCGCAACATCCTTTGCCTGCTTGGCTAGCGGATGAATTTCCGGTGATGCCAAGTCCACCACACGCTCGATTGCCGTATTGATCAACTCGGTTCCGATGACAAAAGCTATGACTAAAATGATGATACACCATTCAACGATCGATAGCCCTGTCAGTAAACCAGCCAGCAGGACAATCACTGCACTCACTAAGTGAAATCTGAAATTCTGTTCGTGTACTGCCGTAACTAGTCCTTCCATTGCATAACGAAAAGAACGAAAAAATTTACGGACGTTCATTCATATCACGACCTAGGCCGTATGACTGTAAGATCTCATCTTGTTTCCCGAACATGACTTTTTCATCTTCAGGTGTCATATGGTCATAGCCTAGCAGGTGTAAAAAGCCATGGACAGCCAAGAAGCCGAGCTCACGTTCAAACGTATGGCCATATTCAGCTGCCTGTTCACGTGTACGATCTGTCGAGATGATAATATCTCCTAAAACACGTGGAATCCCTTCACCGATAATTTGCAGTTCCCCTTCGCCCATTTCTTCCAATGCAAAAGAAATAACATCAGTAGGCTGGTCTTTATCACGGTATTCACGGTTAATTTCATGGATCGCTTCATTCGTCACAAACGTAACTGACACTTCCGAGCCGTCCTCGATA
This window of the Solibacillus isronensis genome carries:
- a CDS encoding CapA family protein translates to MNNLNKFLLALWAISLALLFIVIATVDQDQTILVAEGQMNIEEPNSSQIKIENDINDKNESISEPKQQVAKESIRLAMTGDILLHLRLAKYDDYTSSFAAVLPKMQSYDFLIANQESPPVGNEYPLSGYPLFSSPAHIIRDLQHTGVDLVTIANNHIIDQGENGMRTVFNNLEDYHMPYVGAYKNEDDRSTQRIMEIGSIKIGLLAYTYGTNGLYLPQESPFLINYIDEAKIKADVEELKQSVDVVAVSMHWGSEYVYEANDNQKYYADILNKAGVDIIFGTHPHVLQPYDKLINEQGQETHIFYSLGNFFSTIITIPNTMIGGIASLEITKEGDLITIDEPELYATSVLKDADGIYRVYPLKDVEQRSIKNLQWVKKIMGQHVTVY
- the era gene encoding GTPase Era, which gives rise to MQENKGYKSGFVSIVGRPNVGKSTFLNRVIGQKIAIMSDKPQTTRNKVQGVLTQQNSQTIFIDTPGIHKPKHKLGEFMLKTSRNALREVDVIMFMVNAEQAIGKGDEFIIELLQGNQTPVFLIINKIDLVHPDELVKIIDSYKDKFDFAEIIPISALQGNNVENLLTTIEKYLPEGPQYYPADQVTDHPERFIISELIREKVLHLTREEIPHSIAVVIERIKPHEEKENMIHVQATIMVERDSQKGIVIGKRGALLKEVGSRARQDIEMLLGSKVYLELWVKVQKDWRNKQTHLRDFGFREDEY
- a CDS encoding cytidine deaminase; the protein is MNMEQLMDQSKIAREFAYVPYSKFKVGAALLAEDGTVYNGCNIENAGYSMTNCAERTAFFKAVSEGNMKFKALAVVADTPGPCSPCGACRQVMSEFCAPDMPVYLTNMNGDVQQTTVGELIPGAFNTEDMKNAGK
- a CDS encoding diacylglycerol kinase family protein, which encodes MNVRKFFRSFRYAMEGLVTAVHEQNFRFHLVSAVIVLLAGLLTGLSIVEWCIIILVIAFVIGTELINTAIERVVDLASPEIHPLAKQAKDVAAGAVLVFALASVIIGLLIFLPKWF
- the ybeY gene encoding rRNA maturation RNase YbeY; this translates as MLLIDFLDETNEVQQSHLELVEKLLQHAAEQESIEDGSEVSVTFVTNEAIHEINREYRDKDQPTDVISFALEEMGEGELQIIGEGIPRVLGDIIISTDRTREQAAEYGHTFERELGFLAVHGFLHLLGYDHMTPEDEKVMFGKQDEILQSYGLGRDMNERP